A genome region from Euphorbia lathyris chromosome 4, ddEupLath1.1, whole genome shotgun sequence includes the following:
- the LOC136227392 gene encoding vegetative cell wall protein gp1-like: MTNYHFSPFVFLLLFFYLCGIVTRMSGCVTVKVIFGSFGSPSLLFLSSPPPFSPPPLSSPSPSPSMPSFGSPSAPPPPLSSSSSSSSPSMPSSGSPSTTTPTPPPQAAPQPPLSSSSPSMPSSGSPSTTTPTPQAAPQPLLSSSFSRSMLSFGSFGPPSAPPPPLSSSSSPSIPSSSIPSSGSPSTTTPTPTSQAAPQPPLSSFSPSMLSFGSFGPPSAPPPLSSSSPSMPSSGSPSTTTSAPIPQAAPQPPLSSSSSSPSMPSSGSPSTTTPTPQADPPPPPLSSSSFPSMPSFGSSVCPSAAPPPGSPSTTTPTPPPQAAPPPPLSSFSSPSMPSSGSPSTTTPTPPPQAAPPPLSSSSLSMPSFGSPSQAAHLPQWPQVFFSSTADIWCAAYCVGSIIFNIAWSLLFILKAEIIQFEKSTTQTAVLLIAVIINFFWIWVSFYIFKSKDVQRKLNYEAETSGVIISVVLVIEISLSVGSSFFLKYLGSVLDYYLMLCLFLFALYSHCMSKCMGNPNFGVTIAAGQVVISIGVTMGGTVGYLCGISFGAVIFALNSYHQWRHVVFLRELQRINSMNEQQPNAVGGENKSVGETITRLGLEITRLAEITRVIEENKKLMEGKPNCNVERTNWKFGRTS, from the coding sequence aTGACAAATTATCATTTCAGtccttttgtttttcttttattatttttttacctTTGTGGTATAGTTACGAGAATGAGTGGGTGTGTAACGGTCAAGGTCATTTTTGGCTCATTTGGCTCTCcttctcttctctttctttcttctcctcctccttttTCACCACCACcactttcttctccttctccttctccttcaaTGCCATCATTTGGCTCTCCTTCAGCTCCACCAccaccactttcttcttcttcttcttcttcttctccttcaatGCCATCATCTGGCTCTCCTTCTACTACTACACCCACACCTCCACCTCAAGCAGCTCCACAAccaccactttcttcttcttctccttcaatGCCATCATCTGGCTCTCCTTCTACTACTACACCCACACCTCAAGCAGCTCCACAGCCactactttcttcttctttttctcgtTCAATGCTATCATTTGGCTCATTTGGCCCTCCTTCAGCTCCACCAccaccactttcttcttcttcttctccttcaatACCATCATCTTCAATACCATCATCTGGCTCTCCTTCTACTACTACACCAACACCCACATCTCAAGCAGCTCCACAACCaccactttcttctttttctccttcAATGCTATCATTTGGCTCATTTGGCCCTCCTTCAGCTCCAccaccactttcttcttcttctccttcaatGCCATCATCTGGCTCTCCTTCTACTACTACATCAGCACCCATACCTCAAGCAGCTCCACAAccaccactttcttcttcttcttcttctccttcaatGCCATCATCTGGCTCTCCTTCTACTACTACACCCACACCTCAAGCAgatccaccaccaccaccactttcttcttcttcttttccttcaatGCCATCATTTGGCTCATCTGTCTGTCCTTCAGCTGCACCACCACCTGGCTCTCCTTCTACTACTACACCAACACCCCCACCTCAAGCAGCTCCACCACCaccactttcttctttttcttctccttcaatGCCATCATCTGGCTCTCCTTCTACTACTACACCAACACCCCCACCTCAAGCAGCTCCAccaccactttcttcttcttctctttcaaTGCCATCATTTGGCTCTCCTTCTCAAGCAGCTCATCTTCCTCAATGGCctcaagtttttttttcatcAACTGCTGACATTTGGTGTGCTGCATATTGTGTTGGttctattatttttaatattgcctggAGTTTATTGTTCATTCTTAAGGCTGAAATAATTCAGTTTGAGAAATCAACAACACAAACAGCTGTTCTATTAATTGCTGTTATTATAAACTTCTTTTGGATTTGGGTAAGTTTTTATATCTTTAAATCTAAAGATGTCCAGAGAAAACTGAATTATGAAGCTGAGACATCTGGGGTTATAATTTCTGTTGTGTTGGTGATTGAAATATCCCTAAGCGTTGGATCTTCATTTTTCCTAAAATACTTAGGTTCTGTGTTGGATTATTACTTAATGCTGTGTCTTTTCCTTTTTGCACTTTATTCCCATTGCATGTCTAAATGCATGGGCAATCCCAATTTCGGTGTGACCATTGCTGCTGGCCAAGTAGTTATTTCTATTGGTGTGACTATGGGAGGCACAGTTGGTTATTTATGTGGAATTTCCTTTGGAGCTGTCATATTTGCTTTGAACAGTTACCACCAATGGAGACACGTTGTTTTCTTGAGAGAACTTCAGCGAATTAATTCTATGAATGAACAACAACCGAATGCAGTAGGAGGAGAAAATAAAAGTGTAGGAGAAACAATTACAAGGCTCGGACTAGAAATTACAAGGCTGGCAGAAATTACAAGGGTgatagaagaaaataaaaagctGATGGAAGGAAAGCCAAACTGCAATGTTGAAAGAACtaattggaaatttggaagaacGAGCTGA